A segment of the Neochlamydia sp. S13 genome:
AATAAAAAAACTTTATAACATTTATGCCTGATACTCGGTCCAATTTGCGCCCTCTTAACTTATGAAGCTACCTTGCTGTTGGATAAAAAAGTATAGGAAAAAGAGATTGCAAAAAATAATCCGTAAGGAATTTATAGAAAAAAGATATGCATTCACTTTCTCTAATTCCTCATATAAGAATACCTGAAGAAGTACAATTAAAAATTCTTAGCCTTCTAGATGAAAAAGAGTTACCTATTGCAGCCCTTGTTAACAAACATTGGCAACGAATGGCGCACGATCCTTCTTTATGGCGGCCTATTTGCCAACGACGCTGGAAAAACCTTAGCCGCTCTTCTTCTCCAGGAAAAAACTGGCGAAAAATCTGTAAGAAAAGAGTGCAGATGTCGCAAACGATGAGGCTAACGAAAGGCGAATATTCGAAAAACAAATGTAAACAAACTATCTACAAATTACCTAATTTCTCAGGAAAAATTCTTGCGCTTAAAAGAGAAAAACAATTTGCTTTTATAAAAGCTACAGCAGGTACAGCGCAAATCTATCACTTGGGCGAAAAAAGTTGTCAGTTAGTGTATGATAACTTGGAAGATAAAAACTCTCGTCTAATTTATTATCAAGAAGGCCATATTGTTCAAGTGACACAGGAAGGATACCTCTACCGTTGGGAAGTTAATGAGGGTTTTCCCCAAACTTCTCTATGTTACCTTGGAAACTTTGAAAATGCTTACTGGGCTCAAAACCATTTATTTTTAGTTAATCCTCATCAAAGGCAATTTAAAATTGTGGATGTCCGCACAGGATTAAGCTGCTACAAGACTACCTTGGCACCAATCAATTTTATTCTCTGCCGAGATAATCAAGCCTTAATCCACTGTCTAGATGGCAGCCTTTATTTTATTAATAATCTAGAGAGCTCTTTCTCCAGCAGCCTTATGGCATTGGAAGGCAACTTTAAGTCCCCTCTTAATCAAGAACTCTGTCAGTTTGATGAAGCGCGAGTCATTATTTTATGCGAAAATGATTTACAAAGAAGATGCCATGTATGGGATGCTTCTAATGGAAAAAAAAAGGTAGAATTTACCTTGGAACCACGACCTGTGGAAAAATGTTTGCACAGGAAGTCAATTCTGACAACCTCTAGTTATGATGGCAAGCGCTTAGCAGTAGGGCTAAGTATAGGTTTTGTTTTAACTTATAATGTGAATGATGGAGCTTTTTTAACTGAATCAAACATAGGCGGCGTAGCGCCTGTGCGTTTTCTTATTTTAGACGAAAGCTATTTTCTAGCCTCTCGTTTCCATCCTGAATTTAAGAAATTTAACCTTTGTCAACATACTCCTGATACAAAATACTGTGGAGCCTTATGGCCTTGGACGCCTAGGGAATATCCAGTGGTAGATTCTCATCATATTCATGCTAGCTACGATGGCCGCAAACTAATCTTTTGTGATGAACATGGATGGCTACATCTGTGGGATTTTGCTCATTTGCAAGGAAAGGAGCCTATTTTAGTCGCTCCTCCCCATGCTTAGAAAAACTATTTATCTGTCTGAAGCGTTTGGCTAATTAAAATAGATTGCAACCGCTCATAAGAATGATAAGAGGAATATTTTCTTTGTATTACTTCTTAGCTAAACTCCTCGGTGGGTTGAGAAGTGGCTTGAATGTGATCATCTATAAAATGCCTGGATTCTTCAAGCCTAGTAAAAGAAGAGGGCTCAATGGGTAAATAAATTAAAGAGCTAAAAGTTATTTTTATTTTTTACCCCTTGGAGAGGCTTGCTACTATAAAGATCGATTAATTAATTAATTAGCTACAGCTTACAAAGTAATTTGTGGCAAAGCTTATTTCAGATACAATCGGCCATAGGCTATAAATGGCAAGCGGTCACGGGGAGTATAACTGCTTAAGGCCCTAATAATCAAAAGGTAATGTAAATCAGGAATTACAGCAAATAGAAAAAGCAGCTATTTGCAAGCATTTTTGGCTTTGCAGATACCCGCAGAATCACATCTAAAGGGGGGCCTACCCCGTGACCTTTTACCATACATGCTTTTTCTTCAGAAAGGCAATAGATGGGGCATAACTCAATTAATATTTAAAACATAACATTGAATTTTAATACATAAATTATTAAGATTTTATAATAAATAATATAAATTTAAATTTATGGTAAATAGCATGACCTCCCTTTCCCTAATTCCTCATATAAGAATACCTGAAGAAGTACAATTAAAAATTCTTAGCCTTCTAGATGAAAAAGAGTTACCTATTGCAGCCCTTGTTAACAAACATTGGCAACGAATGGCGCACGATCCTTCTTTATGGCGGCCTATTTGCCAACGACGCTGGAAAAACCTTAGCCGCTCTTCTTCTCCAGGAAAAAACTGGCGAAAAATCTGTAAGAAAAGAGTGCAGATGTCGCAAACGATGAGGCTAACGAAAGGCGAATATTCGAAAAACAAATGTAAACAAACTATCTACAAATTACCTAATTTCTCAGGAAAAATTCTTGCGCTTAAAAGAGAAAAACAATTTGCTTTTATAAAAGCTACAGCAGGTACAGCGCAAATCTATCACTTGGGCGAAAAAAGTTGTCAGCTAGTGTATGATAATGTGAAAGAGGAAAGTTCTCGTCTGATTCATTATCAAGAAGGCCATATTATTCAAGTGACACAGGAAGGGCAGCTCTATCGTTGGAAAGTTAATGAGGCTTTTCCTACAACTTCTCTATGTTACCTTGGAAACTTTGAAAATGCTTACTGGGCTCAAAACCATTTATTTTTAGTTAATCCTCATCAAAGGCAATTTAAAATTGTGGATATCCGCACAGGATTAAGCTGCTACAAGACTACCTCCGCACCAATCAATTTTATTCTCTGCCGAGATAATCAAGCCTTAATCCACTGTCTAGATGGCAGCCTTTATTTTATTAATAATCTAGAGAGCTCTTTCTCCAGCAGCCTTATGGCGTTGGAAGGTAACTTCAAGTCCCCTCTTAATCAAGAACTCTGTCAGTTTGATGAAGCGCGAGTCATTATTTTATACGAAGATGATTTACAAAGAAGATGCCATATATGGGATGCTTCTAATGGAAAAAAGAAAATAGAGTTTACCTTGGCACCACGACCTGTGGAAAAATGTTGGGATAAGAAGTCAATTCTAACAACCTCTAGTTATGATGGCAAGCGCTTAGCAGTAGGACTAAGTATAGGTTTTGTTTTAATTTATAATGTTGATGATGGAAATTTTTTAAAGTCATCAAACATAGGCGGCTTAGATCCTGTGCGCTTTCTTACTTTAGATGAAAACCATTTCCTCGCCTCTACTTTTCATCCTGAATTCAAGAGTTTTGAACTTTATCAACATACTCCAGCTATAAAATGTGGTGGAATAATATTGCCCTTCCTGCCTAACACATATCCATGGTTAAATTCTAATACTATCCATGCTAGCTACGATTGCCGCAAACTAGTCTTTTGTGATGAACATGGATGGCTGCATCTATGGGACTTTGCTCATTTGCAAGGAAAGGAGCCTATTTTAGTGGCTCCTCCCTATGTTTAGGGAAACTATTTACCTGTCTGAAGCGTTTGGCTAATTAAAATAGATTGCAACTGCTCATAAGAACGATAAGAGGAATATTTTCCTTGCTTTATCTCTTGGCTAAGCGTCTCAGTGAGTTGTGAGGTTGCTTGAAGTTGAACATTTATAAAATGTCTGGATTCTCCAAGCTTGGTGAAAGAAGAGGGATCAATGGGTAAAGAAATTGAAGAGCCAAAATGGTTCTTTATATCTGATGAATAGCGCTGAGAGAGCCTCAGCATCTGCTCGTCTCCAGGATGGGATAAGAGAGCTCTTTTCTTCCGCAAAGCTGAAAGTCCTTTCTTATCTGCATTGAATTTTCCCTGAGCTTTCTCTAGCTCTTTAGACATTTGTTGATAGCTTTTATGCTTTCTTTCTACTCGGGGAAAATCTGATGATGATTGGTTCCATGAAAGAATCCAATCCTCATCTATTGTAAGTTTATATTTCTCACGCTTGTTTGCAATTTTTTCAATTACCTCTTTTTTCTGCTGTACTGCTTGCTCAAAACGCTGAATTTTTTCGTCTATTGGGCCATAAATTTCTTTTTCTTGCTGTTGATAAATTGCATATTCATCCTTTAATATTTGGAAATTCTGAGGAAATTCTGCAAGCGTTGCTTGTGTTCTATCTAAATTAGGAAGGATAAGGGGAAGGGAATGAGAATCCTCTAAGCTAGATATTCTTTCTAACAACTTTTGAATATGCGAAATTATATTATCTATTTCACTATAATGGAGGAACTTTTCAGCCAGAGAAGCATGCAGTTCAGCTGTTGAGTAGCGATTATTTGTAAAAAGAAGCTTATCAAATGCTCGTACGCTTTGTTCTAAATCTCTAAGCATGTTTAGTTTTTCATCGGTCTGCTGTAAGCTTTGCTTCAGCACTTCTTCAATTTTTTGACCTACGTACACTGTAGCAGCTATCGGCTTCCAGCCTTTTCCTGATGATATCTCTTGTAATTTATTTCTGGCCGATTCCCGAACATTTTTTTTCAATGATATCATCCACTCTATTAAGGGTGGCCGGAGCTATTATAGTATGATTATTTAAATAGTAAAACTTACTTCTTTCATTAAATAAGGAAGGGCGCTCGGGAAAAAATTCATCCCATAATTTGTTAATGCCCTCTTCAGCTCCCCTCTTCTTATCTATAATTTGCTTTAAAGTTTCTTGAAGAGCTTCTCCAGGAATGCCAAGAGCTAATAATTTTAAGATTAAAGTAGGTGAAATATTTTCTCTTCCCTTTCTTTCCTGGCGCACAGCTTCAAGAGCCTCTTGTTTTAATTTTTCTAAGTAATTGTCTTTAATTTCTGGAAATAATGAATGATGGCAAGCCTCCGTACCCTGCGCTTCAGAACCCTGATAGAGTTGAAATTTTGCTCCACGCGGCTCAATTTTACTTTTGGATTTGAAGAAAGCGACAGATAGATGAAAAAAAAGCAGCAAGCGCGTTTCAGCATGCATCTTCACAGCAGAGGATAATTCGCTGGCTGGGATGTCATCTTTCCTATTGTTGTATTTATCCATCTCGCCTATCAGCTGTTGAAGATGAGAAAATTTAAGCCAATCCTCTTGCGCAGCCGTCCTTGTTAAGCTAGGAATAAATTCATTGGTATTGAGGACAACTTGACGGTTAGTGGCAGGGTTGCTATCTAAAGGGCCTGCAGGCCTGAGTTTCAAAGAAAAAATTTCTTTAGCAAATTGAAATATTGCCAAAGACTCACTATCCCCTTCTTCCATTTACAGGTAGTTATAAAGATGAGCTTTAAACTGCGGATGTGCCTCAATTTCTTCCTTAACTCGATTTGCAAAAATTGTACTTACTCTTTCGTCTAATTGCTTCTCTTTTCCTTTCTCGTCAACTTCTCTAGGTCTTTTTAGGCTCTTTATTTGCAAGGGCTCAGAAGACGAAGAAGAATGGGGACCTATAGGATGACTCATAAGACTCTCCTCTTTCCTATTAGAAATTAGATTTTTAGCAATTTGCCTTTGGATAATGCAGGTTTCATGCCAACTACTTGAGGAGAGGATTAAAAAGCTTTTTGAATGGGGAAAGTTAAAAGAGATCTAGAAAGGATAAATTTCCCTTAAGCTTCTATGCTTTAAAGGAGGAAAAGAAATTTTTTTAAGAAAAGTGAAAAAAAGCTTAAGGAGGATCTAAATATTTATTTAGCCACCTTATTAGCTAATTTTAATTAACTTTAAGAGACGGAGTAGCCAATGGAAGATTCTAACTTATGCAAAGACCTAGTAGGAGGGTCGGTGAAATAATTTAAACAAAAGTTATATTTTTATGATCAATAAAGAAGAAAAAGAGAAAAAGCGCCTTTTTCCTTTAAGCTTTTAATAGAAAGAGGCTTATATCTTAAGAAAGAGAAAATAACTAGAAAAACAGTAGGCTTATTTCAATTAATCTCTCTATCCTTTTTTCAATAAAAGGCAAACTTATCAGATTTGAGCTCTAGATTCAAGCTGGCAAGAACTAAAAAACCTTAAAAATATTTTTGTTTTAAAGACTAATTTAAAGGGGAAAAGAGGTGGTTATCCGTTCACGCTAAAGACTTAGAAAAATTTATTCTAGAAAGCTGTAAGCCTTACTTTACAGGGCAGGCGTAAATATTTTTGCAAAAGACTTATCAAAAAATAAGTTGATAATATATACGCTAAAATTAGCCAAGGAGATCCATTATGACAGCCTCTATTGATACAGATACTATCGTCGATAATCTTGTAAATAAAACCAAGCACTACCTGATTACGACCGTCGGTAGAATTGCTGAAGATGCTCATGCAGATGAAATTTATAACGCCCTTTCCTATGCTCTTCGAGAAGAGGTAATGATCCGTTGGTTAGCAGGGGTCCGAACACAAAATAGGCAAGATACCCGCATGCTCTACTATCTTTCTATGGAGTATCTGCCCGGACGGATTTTAAATAATGGGGTCACCAATTTCAGAGCCTTAGAAATTGTACAAGCTGTACTGCAAAAGCTGAATCGTTCCTACAACGAAATTATCTACCATGAAGCCGATCCTGGTTTAGGGAATGGAGGCTTAGGACGCCTTGCTTCCTGTTTCTTAGATTCATTGGCTACTTTGAATTATCCGGCTCAAGCTTATGGGCTAAGGTATCAATATGGAATTTTTGAGCAACAACTTTGGAATGGTGCTCAGGTGGAAGCCCCTGATTGCTGGCTGATTAGTGGTAATCCTTGGGAATTTCGCCGCGATACTCGCCGTGTGCATGTTAAATATTGTGGAAATACTACTGCTCTCCAAAATATTCATGGCGATGATATTTACCAACTAAAAGACTTTGAAGAAGTGCAGGCTCTTCCTTACGATTATCCTATCGTAGGGTATGCCAAAGATAATAAATACTCTGTCGTAACTTTACGTTTATGGACGACTAAAGAATCTCCTCGCAATTTCCAGCTACAACGCTATAATGCCGGTCGCTTAGATCAGGCAGCTGAAAATTCCGCTTTAACAGACGTATTATATCCTAGCGATCATCACGAAACAGGTAAAAGAGTACGCTTAAAGCAAGAGTTTTTGCTTGTTTCTGCCTCATTACAAGATATTGTTCGTCATTATCTGGCTCATCATCAAAACTTTCGCTCGTTTGCAGATAAAGTACGTATACAAATTAATGATACTCACCCGGCCATGGTAATTCCAGAGCTCATTCGCATGCTTATCCAAGAACATGACTTACCTTGGAGAACAGCTGTAGAAATGACACAAGCCTGTACCGGATACACCAACCATACTGTACTTAGCGAAGCCCTGGAAGTATGGGATAAAGATCTATTTAACTACCTGTTGCCTAGACAATTACGGATTATTGAAAGGCTAAACCAAGAATTTTGTAATACCGTGCGTAGTAAGTATCCTCGTGATGAAGACAAGGTAAGACGCATGTCTATCATAGAAAATCAAAGCATTCGCATGGCAAATCTTTCCGTTATCGGCTCCCATTCAGTCAATGGGGTCTCAGAAATTCACTCAGAAATTTTAAGAACTCGAGTCTTCAAAGATTTTTATGAGATGTTTCCTGAAAAGTTTTTTAACGTTACCAATGGGGTCACTCAACGTCGTTGGCTATTAGAATGCAATCCTGAACTTTCCAAATTTATTACTAAACGCATTGGAGATGGCTGGATCACGGACTTTGCCAGTATAGGAGAGCTGGCTAACTTTGCTAGCGAGCTGGCTAGCCAAGAAGAATTTTTGGCTATCAAAAAAAGAAACAAACAGCAGTTAATAGAATTTCTTAATGAAAATAATAGGCAGCGCAATGAAAAAGGCGAACTAGTTATGCCCTCTCCCCTGATTGAAGCCGATGCTATTTTTGATGTTCAAATTAAGCGTATTCATGAATATAAACGTCAATTGATGAACATCTTAAATATCATTATGACCTACCAAGAAATCTTAAAAAATCCTCAACATCAAAGGATAAAAAGAGTATGCATATTTGCAGGAAAAGCTGCCGCCTCCTATGATCTGGCCAAGAATATTATTCTTCTCATTAATGCTGTCGCCCGCAAGATCAACCATGATCCTGCCGTAGAAGGTTTTTTGAAAGTCGTGTTTATTGAAAATTATAACGTTTCGCGAGCTGCTATCATTATTCCTGCTACCGATCTATCCGAACAAATCTCTACAGCCGGGACGGAAGCTTCTGGTACAGGTAACATGAAATTGGCCATCAATGGAGCTTTAACCATAGGCACAGATGATGGGGCAAATATAGAAATGAAAGAATCTATTACTGAGAAGTGGTGGCCTTTTGCCTTTGGTGCTTCGAGAGCTGAGATAGAAAAAATGCAATTCGAGCATTCTTACAATCCTAAAGAAATTTATAATAAAAACACTTCCATCCAAGCAGCCTTAAATACCTTGCGAGATCATACGTTTGCTAATAATGAGCAAGAACATCAAGCTTTTAATGGGATATTTCAAATACTTTTAGAAGGTTTTTATGGGTCAGGAGCCGATCATTATTTTATTTTAAAGGATCTAGAAAGCTATTTTGAAACACAAAAAAAAGTAGAGCTTCTTTATGATAATCCTTTGCTTTGGGCAGAGTATGCGATTCACAATATAGCAGGGATGGGCAAATTTTCTACGGATGTTTCCATTAAAAATTACTGCGAAAAAATTTGGGGCTTAAGCCCTTGTCCTACTGATCCTGAAATATTAAGAAGAGTAGAACATGAATATAGGCAGTATGGACGTTAGCCATTTCTCATTCATACAATGCTTTTATTATTTTGCTCTTTAAATTTAGGGGCTATCATAAAGGCCCCATTTTTGTATAAGCTGCTTATACAAACCTTTTTCTTTAACGCGAGCTAGCCCCTCGTTAAAAAATTTAATAAATTCTTCGGATTTAGGACGACCTAAGGATACTAAACGAAGGCCTTGATGGGTTAAAGGCGCTGTGGCTATTTTTAGCTTATTATCGTAAAAACTATGAATCATCATTTGTGCATGCCATATATCCATTATGACACCATCTATTTTGTCGTTTTTAAGATTTTCTAGAGCTGCGTTCATGCTCTCATAGGTTACTAAGATAATAGAAGGATAACGGGATACGTCATAAATGGAAGAAGTTCCCGCAATGATACCAACAATTTTACCGTCCATATCCTCTAAGCGATGAGCATCAGATTTTTCGTCCACGACAAGGACAGAACCTAATTCATATAAAGGATGGGAAAAAATATAGGTTTGGCGATTAAGGCTATTAGGTACAATAAAAGTAAAAACGGCATCATAGTTTCCAGCCCTAAGATCTTCTAAAAGAGTATTAGGGTTAGCAGGAACAAATTGAATACGTAAATTTGCTTCTTTACCAGCAGCAAGCACTAGCTCTTCAGCAAAGGCTTGGACGTTCAGTTCTTTGCCAGTAAAATCAAAATCATTCCAATTGATATGGCGTGCGATAACTATGCTTTGAGAGCTTGATAAATGTTTTGAGAAAAAGCAACCAGCTCGGATCCCGATGAGCAGCAAGATTCCTAATAAAAGAATAACAAAGATACGTATTAAATTTTTATAAGCTAAAAAACTAGTCGATTCCACTTAGATATGTCAGTACTTGTTAATTATAGTCCGAACCACAGTGCTATTTAAGAAAATTATTTTCTTTAAGTGCTAACCGCAGATCTTAGCAGATTTTGCTCAATAAATAAATCCATAAAATGAATCAGCTGGCTTCTATTCCTTTTGTAACATATTAACAACTTTTTTAAATGCTTGTGATTTCTCTAGATCGGCTTTATAATGCTACTGACAAGATTTTAAGGTTATCTAACGGCAGCGGCGTAAATTACGCTTTGGGCAAAGTCAAGATTTTGTCAAGCCCTTTTTAGGGTGAATTGAAGATTTCTTAAAAGAAACATAATAAGCAGCTTATAAGGTCTGTAGGCTTTTTTTACTCCTGCCAAAAATGCTTTTTTTTGCTCAAGCATTTGGGGGTCTCTTTTCTTTCAATGATTACAAACTTTCTATTTTCTTTTTTAAAGATGACAATTGTAGCATTATAAATATATGTAAAAGACAGGTATACAATAGCTTGGATGATTTTCCTACCTGGTAAGCTCTCTCTTTTTCCAGCGCCACGGCTACTGTTCTTCATGTGGTGCGCTATCGCTAGTCCAAGCTTTCTTTTTTGCCATGGCGCTTAATTTCTCAAAGGAGGATAAAGAACTTTTCCCCTCCCTCAATATTTTTTTCTCTCCCCTCAGCTATCCTCCTTATTGGAGGTTAGAAAAAAGCTAGTTTGTATCCTCAAATGCTATTGGTTACGAATTTTTTTCAAGCGTACTATTTCATCGTTATAATTCCTTACTTTTTTAGGAATGAGTCAACCCTTTTAAACCTTTAAACGCCTGTCAAGCTACTTTCACGCAGGAAACCATATCTTCAAAAAGAGAGGGAGCAGAGCTAGGATGAACATTTGCTGCAAGGCTCCTAAAATTGAAAAAAATCATTTAATCTAAATAAAAATATTTTCTCAATTATCTTCTTCAGGGCAGTGTGACAAGGCATATCTCTTCAAAATTAAATTGATTTCTTGATGTAATTATACTCTTTATTTAAAGTGCGGTTAAGTCACTTTTAGGAGAAATAATATGGCCACTTTACAAGCAAATCATTTAGGGCAACATCCGAAAATCCACCATACGCCTGCTGAACTCTCATGTGATATGAGCCGTGTAGCGACCATTATCTTAGGCGGAGGGCAAGGCTCTCGTCTCTACCCTCTTACACGTTCTGATTGTAAACCTGCCGTTACTTTTGGTGGTAAATATCGCCTTATTGATGTGCCCATGTCTAATTCTATTCATTCTGGGTGCCATAAAATATTTATTGTTACCCAGTTTCTTTCTAAAACCTTACACGATCATATTTTTAAAACTTATCGACCAGGCACGTTCACGGCTGGCTTTGTGGAAGTTTTGTCAGTGGAAGAAAAACCTCATACTAAAGCCTGGTTTCAAGGAACAGCCGATGCTATTCGCCAAAACCTGGAATATTTAACCGATGTTCCTATCGATTATTTTTTAATACTATCCGGAGACCAACTGTACCAGATGGACTACAAAAAAATGATGCAAGTTGCGCAACGGACCAATGCAGATGTAGTCATTGCTACCCTACCTATCGAAGAGAGCCAAGCTAGCCGCTTTGGAATCCTAAAAATTGATCATAATGAACGTATTACCGAATTTGTAGAAAAACCTACAGATATGGAACAAGTAAAAACGTTTAAAGTTAGCGAAAGTACCCTTAAAAAATTTCACCTTAAAAATAATAAAGATGGCGCTTGCCTAGGATCAATGGGTATCTATCTATTTAAAAGAAAAGCCCTTTTAAAACTTCTTCTTACCGATATGCGTGAAGATTTTGGAAAACATTTAATTCCCAACATTATTAAAAATGGCAACGCTGCTGCCTATCTCTATGATGGCTATTGGGAAGATATTGGAACCATTGAATCCTACTATCATGCCAATCTAGCCCTTACGGAAGATAAGCCAGAGTTTAATTGGTATGACGAAAAACATCTGCTAGTCACTAATAGTTTAAATCTTCCTGCGGCTAAAATTTACAATACAAAAGTACAGCAATCTATTATTTGTGAAGGCTCTGTAATCGAAGCTAAAGAAGTTTTTCATAGTATCTTAGGGCCTCGTACTCAAGTAGGCACAGGCACTGTCATCAAAGATTGTTACATTCTCGGTAATGATCATTATCGTTCCCCCATGCAAGACAATCAAACATCAAAAAATTATCAAATTGGGCAAAATTGCTTGATTGAACGAGCGATCATTGACAAACATGCCTGTATCGGCAATAATGTCTGTTTAAATAATGCAGATAAGCTCACTCATTATAACAGTAATGAAATTTTTATACGCGATGGCATTATTATTGTTCCTCGCGGGGCCTGCATTCCCGATGGTTTTACCCTATAACTTTAAGTAATTTTAATGGCAGTTTGGGCTCTAGCTGATTTACACCTTGCTTTTGGCACGCCTGAGAAAAAAATGGATGTCTTCGGAGAGCCTTGGATAAATTATACAGAGAAAATTAAAAAGAATTGGCTTAATTGTATTCAGCCTTCTGATTTGGTTCTTCTTCCAGGCGATATTTCCTGGGCCATCCAACTAGAAGATGCTGTTATAGATTTAAAATGGATTCATGAACTTCCGGGCACTAAAGTGATGATCAAAGGGAATCATGATTATTGGTGGAGGTCTCTTACTAAAATAGAAAAAATTCTCCCTCCATCTATCCATCTTATCCAAAACAATGCCTTTCATTGGGAAGGATATTCTATTGGCGGTAGTAGACTATGGGACAGTAGCGCTTATGATTTTAATGCTTATATAGAATTTAAAGAAAATCCTTACGCAAAAATTTTGCTAGAAAAAAGTGATAAGGTTGCAGAAGCTGAAAAGATTTTTCAGCGGGAATTACAGCGCTTAGAAAGTAGTTTGAAAAGCCTTGATCCTCAAGCTTCCATTCGTATAGCCATGACTCATTACCCCCCTATTAGTGCCGACCTCAAAGACTCAGCCGTGTCCCAGCTATTAGAAAAATATCATGTCAACACCTGCCTCTTCGGTCATTTACACAATGTAAAAAAACATCTGCCCTTATTTGGTGAAAAAAATCAGATTCGTTACATTTTAACTTCAGGGGATTACCTTGATTTTATGCCTAAACTAATTTACAGCTAAATTTTTACCATTCCCTTCTTTCTTTATAAGGCTCTAAGATAAAATTTCATAACGCTTTCAAAATTCCGAGGTTACTAGGTACTTCTTAAGTATTTAAAGCTTTTTTAACGCCAGTTGTCGAACAAGAAACTCCGTGAGCTTAGCGGACCAAATAAGCAAAAAAACCTTTTCAATTTGAGCTGCCAACTTATTGGCTAAGCTTGCAAAATGCTTAAGCCCACATTCCGCAGGTTGTAGCGACTCCCAAATATTATTATTGAGGCTGGAAATTGCCTTAAGTTCCCTTAGGAAAGGCTCATCTTGTTCTTTTTAAAGCAAAAACGTGAGAAAACATACTCGATGGAAAAGTATAGTAGCACGAACTTTAATCACCTTAAAAATTGGTGTTGTAAGGGGGAACAAAATTATACAACGGATTATGATACTTCAGCTGGCTTCTCCAGATACCACAGCGAGTATAATCACAGGAGAAGCTTCAAGTTAATGATGATTAAGGAATTGGATTTTATCCTAGGCCCTTTACATAAAAGCATAAAAGAATTAATCCTTAATTTAAACCCTAGCATGAGGCATGTTTTACTGGTTTTTAGGCCCCGTTGGCAAAAATGAATGACGAAAGAAATTAACTTGCGGAATGTGGGCTTAAGAACCCTCATTACAAACTTCCTTAAAGTTGGCATGGAAACCCTGCCTGCGATAGCCTAATTCTGATCTTATCTTTACAATCTCCGAAAGTTAATGTCGATAGCATTGCTGGGTACCAAACACTTCCTTTAACTCAAATAATAAGTGCCTGACAAGCAGGCTATCGTTCTAGCTTTTTTCCGTGAACCCCTCAAGATCTTGCTTGAGATAAGCAAAGCAATATTGATACCTCTTAAATCGCTGCATTCCCTAACGATTGGTAACGGTGATTTCTGGGTGGTTTCTAAGTCGGATGTCTTCTATGATTTTTAAGTCTTTGGAAGGCTGTATTCTAAGATCAATTATAGCTTCAATGCTACTTGCCTAAACAAAGCACTTTTGTGCCTATTGTCTAAAATTTGTCTCATCCATCTATATTGCTTAA
Coding sequences within it:
- a CDS encoding metallophosphoesterase, encoding MAVWALADLHLAFGTPEKKMDVFGEPWINYTEKIKKNWLNCIQPSDLVLLPGDISWAIQLEDAVIDLKWIHELPGTKVMIKGNHDYWWRSLTKIEKILPPSIHLIQNNAFHWEGYSIGGSRLWDSSAYDFNAYIEFKENPYAKILLEKSDKVAEAEKIFQRELQRLESSLKSLDPQASIRIAMTHYPPISADLKDSAVSQLLEKYHVNTCLFGHLHNVKKHLPLFGEKNQIRYILTSGDYLDFMPKLIYS
- the glgC gene encoding glucose-1-phosphate adenylyltransferase — protein: MATLQANHLGQHPKIHHTPAELSCDMSRVATIILGGGQGSRLYPLTRSDCKPAVTFGGKYRLIDVPMSNSIHSGCHKIFIVTQFLSKTLHDHIFKTYRPGTFTAGFVEVLSVEEKPHTKAWFQGTADAIRQNLEYLTDVPIDYFLILSGDQLYQMDYKKMMQVAQRTNADVVIATLPIEESQASRFGILKIDHNERITEFVEKPTDMEQVKTFKVSESTLKKFHLKNNKDGACLGSMGIYLFKRKALLKLLLTDMREDFGKHLIPNIIKNGNAAAYLYDGYWEDIGTIESYYHANLALTEDKPEFNWYDEKHLLVTNSLNLPAAKIYNTKVQQSIICEGSVIEAKEVFHSILGPRTQVGTGTVIKDCYILGNDHYRSPMQDNQTSKNYQIGQNCLIERAIIDKHACIGNNVCLNNADKLTHYNSNEIFIRDGIIIVPRGACIPDGFTL